The Canis lupus familiaris isolate Mischka breed German Shepherd chromosome 34, alternate assembly UU_Cfam_GSD_1.0, whole genome shotgun sequence region agttactatggccgagttcaaaaagggtgttgcctgtgttcttctctaggattttgatggaatcttgtctcacatttagatctttcatccattttgagtttatctttgtgtatggtgaaagagggtggtctagtttcattcttctgcatgtggatgtccaattttcccagcaccatttattgaagagactgtctttcttccaatggatagtctttcctcctttattgaatattagttgcccataaagttcagggtccacttctggattctctattctgttccactgatctatgtgtctgtttttgtgccagtaccacactgtcttgatgaccacagctttgtagtacaacctgaaatctggcattgtgatgcccccagatatggttttcttttttaaaattcccctggctattcggggtcttttctgattccacacaaatcttaaaataatttgttctaactctctgaagaaagtccatggtattttgatagggattgcattaaacgtgtatattgccctgggtaacattgacatttttacaatattaattctgccaatccatgagcatggaatatttttccatctctttgtgtcttcctcaatttctttcagaagtgttctatagttttgagggtatagatcctttacatctttggtgaggtttattcctaggtatcttatgcttttgggtgcaattgtaaatgggattgactccttaatttctctttcttcagtctcattgttagtgtatagaaatgccactgacttctgggcattgattttgtatcctgccacgctaccgaattgctgtatgagttctagcaatcttggggtggagacttttgggttttctatgtagagtatcatgtcatcggcgaagagggagagtttgacttcttctttgccaatttgaatgcctttaatgtctttttgttgtctgattgctgaggctaggacttccagtactatgttgaatagcagtggtgagagtggacatccctgtcttgttcctgatcttaggggaaaggctcccagtgcttccccattgagaatgatatttgctgtgggcttttcatagatagcttttaagatgtcaaggaatgttccctctatccctacactctgaagagttttgatcaggaatggatgctgtattttgtcaaatgctttctctgcatccaatgagaggatcatatggttcttggtttttctcttgctgatatgatgaatcacattgattgttttacgggtgttgaaccagccttgtgtcccagggataaatcctacttggtcatggtgaataattttcttaatgaactgttggatcctattggccagtatcttgttgagaatttttgcatccatgttcatcagggatattggtctgtaattctcctttttggcggggtctttgtctggctttggaattaaggtgatgctggcctcatagaacgaatttggaagtactccatctctttctatctttccaaacagctttaggagaataggtatgatttcttctttaaacgtttgataaaattctcctgggaagccatctggccctggactcttgtgtcttgggaggtttttgatgactgcttcaatttcctccctggttattggcctgttcaggttttctatttcttcctgttccagttttggtagtttgtggctttccaggaatgcgtccatttcttctagattgcctaatttattggcgtatagctgttcataatatgtttttaaaatcgtttgtatttccttggtgttggtagtgatctctcctttctcattcatgattttattaatttgagtcttctctctcttctttttaataaggctggctaatggtttatctatcttattatttcttccaaagaaccaactcctggttctgttgatctgttccacagttcttctggtctcgatttcgttgagttctgctcgaatctttattaactcccttcttctcttgggtgtaggatctatttgctgttttttctctagctcctttatgtgtaaggttagcttttgtatttgagttctttccagtttttgaatggatgcttgtattgcaatgtatttcccccttaggactgcttttgctgcatcccaaagattttgaacggttatatcttcattctcattagtttccacgaatctttttaattcttccttaatttcctggttgaccctttcctcttttagctcgatggtccttaacctccacgtgtttgaggtccttccaaacttcttgttgtgatttagttctaatttcaaggcattatggtctgagaatatgcaggggacggtcccaatcttttggtatcagttcagacacgatttgtgacccagtatgtggtctattctggagaaagttccatgtgcacttgagaagaatgtgtattcagttgagtttggatgtaaagttctgtagatatctgtgaaatccatctggtccagtgtatcatttaaagctctcgtttctttggagatgttgtgcttagaagacctatcgagtatagaaagagctagattgaagtcaccaagtgtaagtgtattattatctaagtatgtattaactttggttattaattggtttaaatatttggcagctcccacattcggggcatatatattgaggattgttaagtcctcttgttggatagatcctttaagtatcatatactgtcccttttcatctctcactacagtctttgggacacactttaatttctctgatataaggatggctacccctgctttcttttgaggaccatttgaatggtccatggttctccaaccttttattttcaggctgtaggtgtccttatgtctaaaatgagtctcttggagacagtaaatagatggatcttgcttttttatccagtctgaaaccctgcaccttctgatggggtcattaagcccattcacgttcagagttactattgaaagataggaatttagtgtcatcatgatacctattcagtccctgtttttgtggattattcccttgcacttcctctttcttttacagggtcccccttaatatttctggcagagctggcttggtggtcacatattctttcagtttctgcctatcttggaagctctttatctctccttctattctgaatgagagccttgctggataaagtattcttggtcgcaggttcttctcatttaggaccctgactacaTCCTGCTGGCACTTTCtcgcctgccaggtctctgtggagaggtctgctcttgtcctaatgcttctccccataaaagtgagggatttcttgtctcttgctgctttaaggatcttctctttatctttggaatttgcaagcttcactattaaatgttgaggtgttgatgatttttatggattttaggaggaatctctctatctcctggatctgaatgcctgtttctcttcccaagttagggaagttctcagctatgatttgttcaaatacactttctggtcctctgtccctttcggcgccctcgggaaccccaattaaacgtggatttttccttctgaggctgtcatttatttcccttaacctatcttcATGGTcatttaattgtctttctcttttttcctcagtttccatccttgccatccacttgtcttctatgtcactcactcattcttctacctcgttaaacctcgtcgttaggacctctagtttggattgcatctcatttaattgatttttaatttcggcctgattagatctaaatctgcagtcatgaagtctcttgaatcctttatgcttttttctagagccaccagtagctttataattgtgcttctgaattggctttctgacattgtattcgaaattttgtaactctgtgggagagaggactgtttctctctctgtgagatCTGTGGGAGattctttgttttgaggtgagtttttccttctagtcagtttgctcagtgcagagtggccaacaacatgttgtactggaaaaaggaggaaaacagaaaaaacaaagtaaaaaagaataaaaaagggggtggggaaacaacagaaacaaacaggaaagaaagaacaaagggagtatcctctgattctatatactgtaaatccctcgacttcccctggaactttccagtggtgcttggtcaataacttgcttttcccctgacCTTCCAactggccttctgggggaggggcctgctgtgctgattctcaggtgtgtgcacctgggggagctgcccagccctctGCCAGGTCTACAGTTCAGTGGGATTCTTTATCCTGGGAGGCCCCTGCTCAGGCCCaggtacagggtgacaccaggagggacaaccacagtggcggcggccagctgtccagacctggagtcagctcccacagtaactactgcagctcctaGAGCACACGGGACTGGGTGCTCCGGGGTAGGGGCACGATCTGCACAGCTCTGGGCCTGGCTGCAGGAGTGACCcggctgtcctgtgtcctcccagcctctgcctgtcctgggggggcCCCGGATCCTCGGCTGtgtcccctggtgccctgggctccgggcctgcaacactgtgaatggacctaaagtaccatgttgtgtaatttaaaagcatcagagtcAATTTTGTGTAAAGTTAACTTATCCTTTATTACAATAAAACTCTATAAGCCATTATACAGGttaaaggttaaagaaaaactcaaaatatagaaacagtgaAATAACAGGTGAGGGCAAGCCCCTGTTGGGCTGCAGCCATCACGAGCCCCGcggtgggagctggggcgggctccCGAGGTGGTCAGGGGGCTGCTAACGGGTCAAAGCAGGTTGTTCCAGAGGGAGGTTGCAGGTCTGGCCCTCTGGGGACCCCGATTGCAGGCACCAGGGCCTACTCCTCCGGGGTGGCCATGGGAGCAGGGGGCTCCTCCTCATCGGGGCAGGGAACCATAGGTTCGAACAGCACGTGCACCACCTTCACCTCAGGAACCAGCATCTCTGCCTTGACCAAGTCCTCATCTCCAGCAGCCACTATCCCTTCAGACCCTGAACCTTCCCCAGGCTCCACagtgggagctggggcgggctctTCGGGTGGCTCAACGGGTTGCTCCATCCCCGAGGCCAGTTGCTCCATCGAGTTAGGTGGCTGGGGCACATCCACGACCTCGAGAGCAGGGGGTGgcgcctgctcctcctccagggctCCCAAGGGTGCAGGGGACTCCTGCAGGGCAGCAGTGACCACTATCTGCAGGGGCTTTGCCTCCCCAGCAGGCGGCTCATCGCAGgccaagccctcagccccagcagccaggccccACGGGGCAGCAGGCCCCACGGTCGGAGCTGGGGTGCGCTGCAGAGTGGGTTCAGGGTGTTTTCCTCGGGCCAAAGCTGTAgatccaagaagacaaagtatcacCACCAGGACGGACTGTCCACGTCCCTCCCAAATCAAGGCCACTCTTCCCACCACTCCCCGTGTGTGAGggcaagagccctgggaggtgtccccaggctgcagcccgtGGGGTGGGGTGTGAGCCCACCCCTGCTCCCGGCCCAGCTGCACGGAGGCTGCATCCGCGGGCCCCCCCTGTCCCCAGCTCGGCCACCCCcagtcctcctcacccccagcctctcgCTCCGCTGCATGGAGGCGTCTGAATTGCCTCAGGTGACGCAGGGCCCGGAGATGCGCATCTGTGCCTGGCATGTGCTGTCTTAGTATTTGGAGGAGTTTTATAAGGGAGGGAAATTCTGGGAACTGATGAAAGTCGTCCCCATAATAATTCAACCATATTTCCATCATGAAGgagatggccctggggagggacaggcggGCACAGGCGTCAGAAGACAGGGCTCCGTcacatgcaggtgtcccggggaagccctgcaggacccGGGGCCCGGCTTCCCGCGCGGGGTGTCGGAGGCCAGTCCTGCTCCTCGTCCCCCTGCCACCTGGcggtcctgcctgccacaggcctgctccctgaggaggggctgggatgcagcctctgtgcggggagcccaggcccagcgGGGTGACCATCACCATCTCTCCTGGAGAagcggggctccctcctcagcctggtccctgcccacctgccccttgaGTCCACCGGCAGGCATCAGGGGACGGGGGGCGTCTGGCctgtcattgccctcactgcacacactgtcactctgggaagctccaaggcaggagggctcgggctctgtgtcctgccaggccttgccaggagccGCCCAGGACCGCCACCTTCCCTCCTGTGGCTCTGGGCTGCCTCCCTCCCGAGGGGCCCCcgggggtgtccttccactgactctaatctcccatctcccacggggcgggggccgcctGGTCCGGGAGCCCTCACCGgccctcctgagcacctgctgtgcccccgggtccaggtgccaccagattgGGGAGTgcgatgctccccaccccctctgctctgggtcccaggtgtggggcagagagagggttgggggggATGGAGAAGGTCTCCCTGAGGGGTCCCAGTGCCTCCCACCAAGCCCGCACCCCATCCACCGCTCTCCTTCGCTCTTTTCCAGAAGGGGCATTAGACCTTTTCCCTGTCACAggaattgcagatgtgtggggtgagggggcagcccccccaccgccccacagCCCCTTCGCTGCCCTCCaggagagggaaggccctcctgcaggagccgGAGTCACTCACAGTTTCCAGCACTGCAGGACCACATCGTTGTTACCCCACGCATCTGCGATGCACCCATACCTAGAGGAGGGCGGGGACATCCCATGAATCGTCCTGTGGATGCAACCTCATCATGGGGGCTGTCACCCTCTGACCCCGACTAggccggagccccgggggccgTCAGCTCTGTGCGTGGGGCCACGGGCAGCTCCCGGAGAAGCGCCCgcacctgctggggcctcctgaaGGCTTGAGCATGAAAGGGTCCGGCCAGGCCCATGGCCCATATCCTAGTGGGCTTGGGGGGTCCCGGGGTTCCCCGGTCTggctgccccaggacacagacccccGATAGACTCTCAAACCTccctttcaatggggaaacaggccGCTCAGGACCCTGGtgatgggggggcggggaggaggcacaggcctGGTCACGGGGAGGAGGACggctgctgagcacaggcacagcccctctggccgacccgccacaggccaggccccggggctgccctccaggaccccgctaggccctgggggaccctgctccaggcgggggagcagcccgaggccgggaagctcacaccatccccagcctccccagcagcaggtggcccagccctgggctgcggaggggcaggtgctcactcgGTGAACAGCAGGTCCAGCACCTCGTCCGTGGTGGCGAATGTACGATAATCCTCTAAAAAGCTGAAGATGTAGATGACGTCCCTGCGCTGCAAGGCGAGCAGCAGTTGTCGGACTTTGTACTCCAGCAGCTCCGTCCGGGTGAGCTTGGTCAGGACGATCTGATGCCCCTTCCCGGCCGCGGCCCCTGCaccctgaggtgggacagaggggacgtgcagcctgcagggagccgccCGGAGGCCTGGGATCCCGCCCCGGCAGGCCCTGCGCTGGGGCCCCGTGGGCTtgaggagctggggctccctctccccctcaagctccctgcctgtctcttacaCAAACAGGACCAACTATGCAATAGAGAAACAATCTCAGaggataaatgttcaaaatatttggatcaGTACAAGGAcctccagagacacagagagagagaccgagagaggcagccgcacagacagagggagaagcagcccgtgcagggagcccaggcggggctcgatcccgggcctTGGAGAtcaggcctgggggaaggcaggcgctaacccccGGGGGACCAGGCCTCCCCTGAGGGCTCTATTCT contains the following coding sequences:
- the LOC102153163 gene encoding ral guanine nucleotide dissociation stimulator-like isoform X1 — protein: MYTPRKNVWVEVCPAGDTRLQGHRYEATVAWGRLGEAPARIPLSHRQDADHPRRAQQLLQGQTGEDWTVVSEPRQPNRTRNPRNQAPASSAAPAQAHLAGDICYWRMFSCCRPTSGGSGSQEPQGCGLFLCCRQWLQHRYQGIRAVIRRRRQSSTRDVGREREEGVVCPTASRSREVPCAANGGQRGLRGAGAAAGKGHQIVLTKLTRTELLEYKVRQLLLALQRRDVIYIFSFLEDYRTFATTDEVLDLLFTEYGCIADAWGNNDVVLQCWKLAISFMMEIWLNYYGDDFHQFPEFPSLIKLLQILRQHMPGTDAHLRALRHLRQFRRLHAAEREAGALARGKHPEPTLQRTPAPTVGPAAPWGLAAGAEGLACDEPPAGEAKPLQIVVTAALQESPAPLGALEEEQAPPPALEVVDVPQPPNSMEQLASGMEQPVEPPEEPAPAPTVEPGEGSGSEGIVAAGDEDLVKAEMLVPEVKVVHVLFEPMVPCPDEEEPPAPMATPEE